The Candidatus Sulfotelmatobacter sp. genomic sequence GACGTGACCATCCCGGTCCCGCCCGGTGCCAACCCGTCGGTCCAAGACCTGCTGATCGGCGTCAACGCCTCGCTCGCGCCGACCGTCTATCTGCTGCCCAACGATCCCAACGTCGCGCTGGCGGCGCGCGAGGTCGCCGCGCTGACGAGCAAGACCGTCGTCGTCGTGCCGACGCGCGACCCGATCGCCGGTTTGGCGGTGCTCTTGCGGCTCGGCGGCGCCGACCAACCGCCGCCGCTCGAGGCGCTGGAGACGACGCTGGCCGGCGTCAAGGCGGCCTCGGTGTTCGCGGCCGGCAAGGACGCCAGCGTTGACGGCGTCGCGGTGCAGAAAGGTGCGCCGACAGCGGCGATCGGGAAGCGGTTGATCACCGGTGCGAGCTATGCCGACGTGCTGGTCGCGGCGGCAGCGGAGCTGGGTGCCGGTGCGGGAGGACTCGTGACCTTGTACTACGGTGGCAGTCAGAAGGAGCGCGACGCGCAGCGCCATGCGGCGTTGCTCGGCGAGCGTTTCGGTGACGTCGAAGTCGAGTACTATTTCGGCGGCCAGCCCGCCGTCGAGTACTGGCTCTCGGTCGAAGCGTGACGGCCACGACGCTGCCGCTGATCGCGGTCGACGCGATGGGCGGCGACAACGCGCCCGCCGAGATCGTCGCCGGCGCGTTGCTGGCGCGACGCGACGGCTTGGCGCGCATCGCGCTGGTCGGCGATCGCGAACGGATCGTGCCGCTGCTCGGCGGCGAGACCGACGTCGAGGTCGTGCACGCGGCCGGCGAGATCGCGATGGACGCGCCGCCGGCGACCGCCGCGCGCGCCAGCGCGGGCACCTCGTTGGGCGAAGCCGTCGAGCTGGTACGCAGCGGCCACGCCTCGGCCGCCGTCTCGGCCGGCAACAGCGGTGCCTTCCTGGCGGTGGCGCTGATTCGGCTGCGCACGATCCCGGGGATCGCGCGGCCGGCGATCGGCGCCGTGCTGCCGGGCCGGCGCGGACCGGTCGTGCTGTGCGACGCCGGCGCGAACGTCGACTGCAAACCGGAGTGGCTGGCGCAGTTCGGTGTCATGGGCGCCGCTTACGCGCGCGCCGCGCTGGGCGTCGCCGAGCCCCGGGTGGGGATCGTCTCGGTCGGTGAAGAGCCGGGGAAAGGGAACGCGCAGACGATCGAAGCGGCCGCGCTGCTCGAGCGCGCGCCGGTGAACTTCGTCGGCAACGTCGAGGGCAAAGACGTGCTGATCAACATCGCCGACGTCGTCGTCGCCGACGGGTTCGTCGGCAACGTCATCCTCAAGACCGCCGAGGGCAGTGGGACGTATTTCCGCGAGGTGCTGCGCGAGTCGTACGAGTCGGCCTCGCTGCTGGGACGGCTGGGCGGTCTGCTCAGCCGCGGCGTGTTCGACGCGATGCGCAAACGCCTCGACTACTCGACCTACGGCGGGGCGCCGCTGCTGGGGCTGCGCGGCAACTGCGTGGTGGCGCACGGGCGTTCCGACCGGATCGCGATTCGCAACGCGATCCGTCAGGCGGCGGCGGTCTCGGCGGCCGACCTGGTCGGTTCGATCGGCGCGGTGTTGGCGGCATGAGCCCGCCGACCGTCGCGATCGTCACCGACTCGACGTCGGACTTGGACGCGGCCCGCGCGCGTGCGCTGGGGGTCGAGGTCGTCCCGCTGTTCGTCAACTTCGGCGACGTCCGCTACCGCGACCGCGTCGATCTCTCGCTCGACGAGTTCTACACCAAGCTCGCCGCCGAGAAGCAGCTGCCGACGACCGCGCAGCCGACGCCGGCGATGTTCGAAGCGGCGTTCCGGCCGCACGTCGAGGCGCACCGCCCGATCGTGTGCCTGACGATCATGGCCAGCTTGTCGGGGACGATCAACGCCGCGACCGCCGCCGCGCGGACGTTTCCCGATGCGGAGATCCACATCGTCGACAGCGGCACCGTCACCGGCGGCTTGGCGCTGGAGACCGAGCACGCGGCCGCGCTCGCGCGTACCGGCGCGTCGGCCGTCGACATCGTCGCCGCACTCGAGCACGACGTGCGCACGCTGCGCGGCTACGCGACCGTTCCCGACCTTTCGCACGCGGTCCGCACCGGACGCGTCTCGCGCGCGCAAGCCTTCGTCGGCTCGCTGGTCAAGATCGTGCCGGTGCTGCGCATCGACTCCGGCGCGATCGCCGAGCACGCGCGCGTGCGCACCTTCGCCCGCGCGCTCGACACGATGGTCGACGCGGTGCTGGCCGAGGCCAACCGGGCCGACGGCGCGCGGGTCTGCGTCGTCCATTCGCATGCGCCGGCCGAGGCGCAAAAGCTCGTCGACCGCCTGCGCGCCGGGGTGACGACCCAGCTCGAAGAGCTGGATCTGCTCGAAGCCGGTCCGGTGATCGGAACGCACGCCGGCCTGGGCGCCGTCGGGATCTTCATCCTGCCGCCCTGAACGGCGCGCAGCGCAGCCTCTCCGGCCTGGCACAGGTTCTGGACCTAGCCTACGGTTTGCTCACGATCCCACCACGTTTGCCGCACGAAACCGTGCCAGGAGCTGCGCCATCCCCACGCCCGCCGGGGTCTACGTCCACCTGCCGTTCTGCCCGTACGTCTGCCCGTATTGCGATTTCGCGAAGTGGGCCTGGGACGATACGCGCGCGGCGCGGTACTTGGAGGCGTTGCGGGCCGAGCTGCTGGCGGCGCCGCCGGTCGAGGGGGCGACGCTGTTCTTCGGGGGCGGAACGCCGACCGCATACCCGCCCGCCGCCATCGAGAGCCTGATCCTGGCCGTGCGGGCGCGCTTCGGCCTGCCCGCCGACGCCGAGGTCAGCGTCGAGGCCAACCCCGATCCGGCGCTGTTCGAGCGCTTGCCGGCGCTGCGCTCGGCCGGGGTCAACCGGCTCTCGATCGGCGTGCAGTCGTTCGTGCCCGCCGAGCTGCGCGTGCTGGGCCGGCGCCACACCGCGGCCGACGTCGCCGCGGCGGTGCGCGCCGCTCGCTTCGCCGGCTTTCGTAACGTCTCGCTCGACCTGATCTTCGGCGCCCCCGGCCAGACCGAGGAGAGCTGGGCGGCCTCGCTCGACGCGGCGATCGCGCTGGGCGTCGAGCACGTCTCGTGCTACGGCCTGACCGTGGAAGAGGGGACGCCGTACGCGACCTGGTTCGCGCGCGATCCGGCCTCGTTCGCCTCCGAGGAGCTGGAAGCGCGCCTTTACGCGCTGGCCATCGAGCGGCTGGACGCGGCCGGCTTCGAGCACTACGAGATCTC encodes the following:
- a CDS encoding DegV family protein, with the protein product MSPPTVAIVTDSTSDLDAARARALGVEVVPLFVNFGDVRYRDRVDLSLDEFYTKLAAEKQLPTTAQPTPAMFEAAFRPHVEAHRPIVCLTIMASLSGTINAATAAARTFPDAEIHIVDSGTVTGGLALETEHAAALARTGASAVDIVAALEHDVRTLRGYATVPDLSHAVRTGRVSRAQAFVGSLVKIVPVLRIDSGAIAEHARVRTFARALDTMVDAVLAEANRADGARVCVVHSHAPAEAQKLVDRLRAGVTTQLEELDLLEAGPVIGTHAGLGAVGIFILPP
- the plsX gene encoding phosphate acyltransferase PlsX; the protein is MTATTLPLIAVDAMGGDNAPAEIVAGALLARRDGLARIALVGDRERIVPLLGGETDVEVVHAAGEIAMDAPPATAARASAGTSLGEAVELVRSGHASAAVSAGNSGAFLAVALIRLRTIPGIARPAIGAVLPGRRGPVVLCDAGANVDCKPEWLAQFGVMGAAYARAALGVAEPRVGIVSVGEEPGKGNAQTIEAAALLERAPVNFVGNVEGKDVLINIADVVVADGFVGNVILKTAEGSGTYFREVLRESYESASLLGRLGGLLSRGVFDAMRKRLDYSTYGGAPLLGLRGNCVVAHGRSDRIAIRNAIRQAAAVSAADLVGSIGAVLAA
- the hemW gene encoding radical SAM family heme chaperone HemW, with protein sequence MPFCPYVCPYCDFAKWAWDDTRAARYLEALRAELLAAPPVEGATLFFGGGTPTAYPPAAIESLILAVRARFGLPADAEVSVEANPDPALFERLPALRSAGVNRLSIGVQSFVPAELRVLGRRHTAADVAAAVRAARFAGFRNVSLDLIFGAPGQTEESWAASLDAAIALGVEHVSCYGLTVEEGTPYATWFARDPASFASEELEARLYALAIERLDAAGFEHYEISNWAKPGFRCRHNLGYWRNAPYLGLGVGAASYLDGVRGTHTRDLEAYCGAALAGEPIPSESERLAPDARAGEAIMLALRTAEGVELGPFRERYGVDVLERYRGVVDDLVAAGVLDAGPERVRLTPRGRFVANDVCGAFLAG